Genomic segment of Vitis riparia cultivar Riparia Gloire de Montpellier isolate 1030 chromosome 19, EGFV_Vit.rip_1.0, whole genome shotgun sequence:
GAAGCTTTCAAATTAATCTTCACTTGCTAAAAATGGCTGAAAGcaaagttctaatattatgtTTCTTCATTGCTAAGCATTGTTTAGAATTTATATAACTAAAGatccatttatttaattagaaagtTGAAGTTCCAATCTTGATTTGCACaatcaatataaataataaggCTCTAGATTATATGGTTTTGCAAGATTATTAATTGCAAAGCATAGTAGATAGTGCAAGAAACCTAGGTTAAAGTTAGCAAATTTGGTCATGGAAGCCCGTTCTAGAAGGGAATTAGagtaaagaagaaaatttatgGTCAACCCATTGCCTAAACTATTTTTCAACCAAATTCTTTGTTTAAGGCCTCAAAATCACAAATTTTTTAGGCCCTAAACAATGAagttaggtaaaaaaaaaacattgtgcATCCTAACATAATTTTGAGTTTTGTTTCTAGCACTAATTATCTTCTGGAATAAATGTTTATAATCAATTTTGGTATGTCAAACCCAAGCTTTGCACCATTTACTGTGCCTTCGGATGATCTTGGACACCATATTGTCTAGGTTCTTACAATATACATCATATAGATTGTAAATATAGAATcatttaagaaattcaaatatCATTTGAATGCAATATTTTTCTGACTCAATCAAATTTGTGATTTCTTTCATCACATATTTGGATAGAATATAAGATTTGGTCTCTTTTAATTATGAAGCCAACTTTTGtttccaaattttgaaaattttatgatgtaatttttttaaatgtttaggTGATCAAGTAGCACTTTTAgtgttctgtttttttttttattattattattaaagtttAGTGTATAAATATTAAGGTTAATTTCACTTCCACCCTTGAGGTTTGGTGTAAATACACCAAACCAtcttaagtttcaaatttcGTCAATTAACAccctataaatttatttcatttttaaaatttattttttagaaagattttagATAGGTGAGTTTaacaattctctaaaaaaataaatttcatacatGAAATACATTTATAAGGATGCTAATTGACGAAATTTGAAACCAATGATGGTTTAGTGTTTTTACACTAAATTAACCTCGTTTGAAAAATGTAACCGATTCTTTCGTTTCCTTGGGTCACTGGCCATCCGCCGGGGGTTTCGGGTTTAATACCGATATTTTAGCAACAAATCCAATAAATCTAAGTGTAGTGCTTGGTGTATTGATCTTTTTTGGAAAGGGAGTGTGTGCGAGTTGTTTATTTCAAGAATAGGCTGGACTCGACCAGCTGCACTTTTTTTCGTTATAACTAGGAACGAAAGGTGCATGATCACACCTgaataaattaagaaatcaTATGTAAGAACCATAGCATTTCGTGATTCATTggtaaatatattttgattctcTATCAACCAATGATGCGGTACCATTAACATGGTTAAAGCTAAACCGTTTGAAGTCCAGACCCAGCATGGTATTCTTTCTACCACTATATTAATGCGGAGGTAGTTTCAAAATGAATAGTTGGAAATTTTTTCGGTATAGAACACTCATGTCGATAAAATGATTTGAACCATTTATTGGAAAAATGGGTATTTcgttccctttttttttattttatccaatGCTGAATCGATGACCTATGTCTATGTGGGGATTATGGATGAAATTaactataaatattattgtGTTTGCTTTGTTTATCATAGAGTACAAACATATctatgaaaatcaaaatataattaaataatatcttttatttgtttcataAGCCCATGTATTTGAGTTGACGCATTTGAAGTAAAATATTAAGGTTCGAATTTTGTTTCTATGgtttacttttcaaatatctattattttatttaggacTAAAAGATTTGAAAcactaatatttttaagttttaccatagtgttttgaaatttatttgatgggGAAGTTAGTTTCGCTAAAGAAtaaggaaaaacataaaaacatgtATAATTGATTTATAACATTAAATCAAAATCAGTTTTAGGTCAATTGCTTCTTGTTGAATAGCCTTACAATTTATCttttagattttcatctatttcacttttaaaattaatttttcttttttcatagaAATCTTTCAATCATGtacttaaatgttttttttcctgGCTCTccatctttttcaaattttaaattaatagcaataatattttatgttaacAAATGCAAGCATTGTACTAAAAAACTTTGGTCTCATGTGATTTTGCTTTTAAGAATTCTCCATTTTCCATTGTTGTAAGTTAGAAGGgtgtgattatttaaaaataaaaatgataaaattgcTATTAATCTTTACTTgaatttcttcaattctttttgAGACATATGAAAAGCTTCATTATTCTTATATTCAACATGACCATGTCCTTTTGGGTTATTTTAGACAACTAGCAACCGTTAACCAATGCATAATTAGAACCCAAATTCTAAGACAAATTGTACATCACATGCTGCTCTTTTCCCTTTCTACATATATATTCTCTAATAGTACATGCACTTATAAGTTTTGCTTTATGAAATTAAAGCAAGGTAAATGGatgaatggtaaaaaaaaaatgtatagtaTTCATGGTATATATTACAACCCTTAAATATATACATGACTTTCCGAAGGATATATGAACTATACAAGGTATACATACATCACTCCTAAACATAACAATTGATCATTAACTACTCTTGAATTGTGGGAGAAATTAATTATCTCCTAATAGAAATAATGCATTAGAGATACacaaataaatttctaatcaGTCATATTGGGAAGATTACTCCATGGATCAacacaattccaatttttgTTGATGAAGGCATCATGGTGGATGCGACACTCCTCCTTCGTTCAAAGATTGAACCTGTGCTCTTTGTTGCAAGAAGGacaaagataaatttatcatagctCTTTTGGGACGTGAGTGCTATCAGCCTATTCACTCCTTCCCAAGTTTCCTTGTAGTATAATTGAACCCTTTAGTCCTTGGGGCCAGCCCCTAATTAATGCagctcttccatttttttttcgtTCTCCTATTGTAGAATGACCCTCAAAGAGGGAAGAGTCAATTTGTCTGATTAAAAAGGAACCATTTATCAGTTATTTACAAACTAAGCATAGAAAAATCATGCATTGATCCTTATCATATTGTCATAATTTTGCTTTGAAAAACTAAGCCAAACATTTGATCCATGACTAAGATGAAATTGGACTGACCATTGCTCAATTGATGTCAGTTATGCCTGTAAGATCTTGCTTCTTTATCTGCCCTGACAAATATTTCTGcccaagaaaaagaacaaaaatgacTCAACACAAGAATTCATATATAAATCAACACACACCCATCTGTATCATTTTTGGAAATTCACATAAGATTTTACATGTAGAGAACcaaccaagaaaaaaagaagcatTGTTTAACCATAGACAGCAATCAGAAAGATTCATACAAAAGGTAATATTTTCAAGCAGATTTCACTGAAGATTGCTAGATTTTGATCAGATCGAAAATATTATCCAACAAAGCAGTGTTCTTCAGAGATGTTTCTAGTTTGACAAAAGTTTTCTACGTCAGATTTTCAGATCTAGAAGCAGGTTGCTAGTGTTTCAAATGGTTAGATCAATAAAATCATGAAACATGCATGTATAAAGATCAAAACCCAATTCATATAAAGAGGAAAAAGTTGTGATGGAGAGAAAGGGAGACGTGCCTTCTGAGCAACCAGCAACACACTCGCAGGATATCTTTAAGTTCTTCTCCGGTAAATATCGGTTCATTCTCATTTGTAGCTGCATCAACCACTGTAACAAAGAgcaattaaaaacaaaagaatatgcAGAAAGGGAAGAGCAGCATTGGTTAACAGCTGTCAGCTAGTTGCATGACACCAGAGAGcattcattaaaataaaatattactgttattgatttaaaatttgaaaagggTAAAcaaccccccaaaaaaaaaaaaaacatttaacatGATTGAAAgatttctattaaaaaagaaaaccaaattttaaagtgaaataaataaaaatctaaatgataaattataagGCTCTTCAAAAAGGATATTTTAGAAGAAACaacaattcaatttaaaaaaaaaaagaccaataaatgaaagttgtttttaacCTGGCTAAATCATTGATTCAatcaacattatcttcatttttttcatactCCCCTTCATCCTTAGAGTCACTTTCACCTTTATCTTCACCTTCACCTTTATTTAGAAGCATATGGGAGTGACTCATGGCAACAAGAGATATGAGGctcattatatattatttcgcGTAGTCTTAACATAGTTAGAGTTTAAtgttttgtgggaaaaaaaatatggttcCTATCTATTCCAATCTAATTATACCATGTTTGgattcttatattaaaaaattttcactaTGATTTGTCATTTTCCATATTTGGATTCTTATCTTTAGAAAACTTTAATTATGACAAATCCATAAAAGTGAATTTCTAGcaacttttttttctatttataaagaAAGCCCAAACttctaagaaaaattaagactatatttggttcctaaaaattactagggaaaaaaaaaagttaagaaaaatgattttttttcatatttaattttactataaaaaaaatgagatagaaaatcatatacaattaaaattattaaattttttacataTTATTAAGAAAGTtatatctttatatagaagaattaaataaatgaaaaatgtttgaagtaatatataaaaataatttcttaactttaaatatatttcttatttttcttcatgtattatttctttctactttttctctttattttcttttttcttctatttcttctctttattttctttctctcacatcTTTCTTCAAACTTTCGGTTGTTTCCTATGACCatctttggttttcaaaaaatttaagggaaaacataatagaaagaaaataaattaaggaaaattataaggaaagaaaaagtaaataaaaataaaaattaatcttattttactTGAGTcaacttttctatataaaggataaataatttaaaaatatacaaattttctactaattttaattagctataaacaATGACGTAAGTGATGCTCTTCCAAGGCCAGTTTCAACGAATTATacaacaagaaaaaagagagggTTTCTCTGAATTGACATGAATCGACATGGctgatatataaaaagaaacaacttgtacaaaagaaattaagattTGGAACTCCTCCATCGCCTGCCTCTTTCGAGTAGATCATTGAAGCAAAGGACGTACTGGTGTCCCTGCTACCGCATTCTGATAGAAGTCGACGCAGGTGCGGCAGTTGCATCCCATGAAACGACATTCAGGACATCCAAAACACACGCATAGTTCACATCCACTACACATTGGAGAGTATGGACAGCCCCTCAGCGTTTTTCGGCTCTCTCTCTCATCCTTATCCACACATGTTAGGCTGAAACAAGAAAGGTCCATATTAAGTTCATTGGCAAATTAGACAGGATAACAATGTAAGACTTGTTCTTAGATTGTAACACAGCATCATCAACAACCAGAAACATTTTAATCAAGCATTTGTGGATCTCTACTGTTCTAGCATCACTATAATATCTGCTTTAAGACAGGTTGTAGTACATTTGAATCTCATTTGATGAACTAATGCATTAGAGATGCATATAAAGAAATTGTTTGATCAGTCATATTGGGAGGGAACCTACTCTACGCGATCAGCACAAGTCCAATGTTTGTTGATGGAGGCCTCATGGTGGATGCGACACTCCTCCTTGGTTCGAAGACTGAACCTGCGCTCTTTGTTGCATGAGGAACAACGAATAAATTCATCACGGTGGATAGCTCCTTTAGGACGTGAGCGCCCATTCTCTCCTTCCCAAGTTTCCTTGTAGTATTTTAGAAGAGCTGTCTTGCAGAGTGGAACCTTTTTGTCCTTGATTAGCACCCAAATGCAGCTCTTCCACTTCTTTTTCGGCTGTCCTCTGGCAGAATGACTCTCGAACTGAGCAGGAGTCAATTTATCTGGTTAAAAAAGAACCCCTAATCAGTTATGTACAAAGCACAGTCAAATCATATATTGATCCCTAATCATCATCATCCATGttgtaattttgttttgaaagacTTAGCCAAACATTTGAACCATGACTAAGATGAAATTGGATTGACAACTATGGGCCAAATTGATGTAAGGTTTATGAGATCTTGTGTGTGTTGACTGTGTCCTGGCCAATAAATCTCCTTCCTTGGTTTCTAACTGTTCTCTACGTACCTTCAGTGGGTGTACCAAAATAAGATATTCCTCTATGCACTGTGAAgcatattttaaaactaaatactTAGATTCCTAAGATGAAGTTTGTGATCACATTTAaagttctatatatatatagagagagacaCAACCATTTTCTACAAACTATTGAACAATCACCAACATAGAATTAAGGGAGAATATCAAGCCCTAGAGCCATCATCAGATCAACATGATCTAGTAACTAGAACACCCACAAGCTAGAAAAAGTACTTCATCTTTTCTTGCATGATAAACCTTtatagaaaaagaacaaaaatgacTCAACACAATGATCGATGAATAAATCAACATATACCTACCATCTGTGTCATTTTTTAGAATTCACATAAGATTTTACATGTAGAAAACCAACCAATTAACCAACAACAAACAAAGAAGAAGCATAGTTCAACCATCGAGAAATGCACTCAGAAAGGTTCTTACAAAAGGTAATAATTTCTAGAAGATTTGGTGGGTTTTTATCAGAAAATATTATTCAACAAAACAGTGTAGAGAGGTTTCTTGCTTGACAAAAAATTTGTATGATATATTGTTTCAGAGAAGCAGGTTGCTAGTGTTTCAAAAGCTTGTACTAAAAAATCAGGAAGCATGTCTAAAGATCACAACCCATTTCGTATGGAGAGCAAAAACATGTGACAGAGAAAGAGACGTGCCTTCTGAGCAACTCTCTACACACTCGCAGGAGATCTCAAGCTGACCTCCCACAAAAATCCTAAGTCTTCTTGTTGTATCACCATATATACTTTCTGGAGGTGCAACCGCAGGTGACCTCAATATAGTCTCCTCCTGTCCTTAAAACATGTATGTCTTTCAGTTCTTCTCCGGTAAATATCCACTCATTTTCATTTGTACCTGCATTAACTACTGTAACGAAGAGcaattaaaaacaatagaaataCAAAATCTTCCAAGTTCTCTTTAAATGAAATCATCTAGAACCCATATATTACAGACATCAAACTTGCCAACTTGACGAAACAACCAGATTTTTAGCACAGTGCTTGCGTTTGTTAATATACTATTAATTCCAAATTAGAGAAGGTTAAACAacccaaaaaaaccaaaaaaaaaaaaaaaaaaacaaaaaacaaaaaacaaaaatcttaacatgtttgattcCAAAACACTAACCCAAAAATATCagtgtttgaaatattttattcataaataaaataataaatattttaaaagttaaaatcattaaaagaaaaaattatgtcCTAATCTTATACTCCAAAGGCCTCAACTTAAATTCTTGAGTCTATCAAAGACATAAATGatcatttaatcatattttgatttttttcatatgttcGTATTCTATAGGAAAGAACGCAAACACACCACTTTTTATGCTTCAAACTTTAAAAGGGTGTCAAAAGGTACTATAACATCTAAAAAAttagattataaaattttcaaattttaaaaatttagaaacaaaGGTTAGAGTACTACAACGACCAAATCTTTAATTCTAACCAATtgtgatggaaaaaaaaaactcacacaTCAAAtttgagccaaaaaaaaaaataatgcttttaaatgacatttgaattttttaaatgagtctatatttataatttatacaaTGTAAATTGTATGACCCTAGACTATATGGCATGGCCTACTAGATCATCACAAGGCACAATAAATAGTGCAAAGTTTGGGTTAAATGTACAAAAATTGGTCATAAACAAccactccaaaaaaaaattagtgcaAGGAACAAAACTCATAACCATCATCAAGAGGCACACTGTTTTTTGCCAAACTCCCTTATTTAGGGCCTTGAAAATTTGTGATTTTGAGGCCctaaataatggaatttattcaaaattaaaaacagcTTGCATCATAAGATGGTTGTGAATTTTGGTTTTTGACATAATTTCGTCCTAAAATGGGTGCCCATGAACAAATTTGCTAATTTAACCTAGGTCTCATATACTATCCACTATGCTTTGTGATATCTCGTATGCCATGTAATCTAAAGCCTTACAATCTATATTGATTATGCAAATCAAGATTGAAGTTTCAactttccaatcaaaaaaactaATCTTGAACTATCTAAATCATAAACGGTGGTTACTAAAGAATAAATATGATATCAGAACTTTACCTTTGAGTCATTTCAGAATATCAAAGTTAATTTGATAGCTTTGTGGAAGCCCCAAATGATTCTTAACCTTATGCTTTTTCCTCCCTTTCAATACTTATGTTAATATTGGATTCTCACAAACCCTAATACATGAGTTGAGAAGAACTatcattcttttaaaaaagaccgcaattaatttattaaatattaaataaatccTTTGAGATACACAAATCTCAATCTTTGCTATTCATAATCATAAGgtcaaatttattacattatcaaaaatgaaattcaaattttataaaaaagaaaaagaaaaagaaatacataaaTAAGGAGTGGTATCTACCTACATTGAATACCTTGTAtacaaacaaattaaataagctaaaacaaacaataaaggGCAATTTAAGAGTAAATGTAATCCTCACTACTCATGTTTGATTAATTGTTAAATTTACGTCAATTGTAAAGTGCACCATCTTATTATAAAACCATCAAGCTTTttgaattgaaataaattaattttcatgaataaaCAATGAAAAGACTTTAGTCATCATTAATGGTgtttaaaaaataggaaaacatatctcttaatcatatatatatataaaaccaaataatttgAATAGGGGGTAAATTTTTTCCCTTATGTGCATatgaggaaaataataataatttgactcACACGTGCCAAtgataaaaactcaaatattacggtttttaagtttttatgctcattttggtgattttgggttgttaattgaaaaaattcaaaaaagaaaaaagattacccaaacaatatttttaaaaaaaaattaaaaatctttgtTAAAAGGAGGTTAGttttcccaaattattttttatctcaatattaaaaaactatCATACCCTTGATATTTaaaggattatttgattaaaagagtctttgaaaacccaatttttgaaatttaacctaccaccttttttttgtctcatttggacaaaaatgctctcattattttcttgtaaaaataatcatctcttttaaaacttatatgcAAATACCTGAAATGACAAaggatatttatataaaaaaaaatgagttacttttcaaaaaaaaaatatatgggaatGGTTAGTTCACAATTGAgggattatttcatcccttttaatcaaatatttcacaTTTAAATGGCTAATTGTTTACAACTTGGCTAAGAATAGTCCTTGCATGCTAAGAAGGCACTGACtagtgaattttaatttttagagagATGGAAGGTTGAGAAGGGTACAAGACCAATTAAAAAGTCTTACTACAAAAAATTTGTATCTTGTCATTGTTTGCAtccaaagaaaaatgtaaagtAAAGGGAtttgtatattaatttattaggaTTGAATTTGTTTGTGTTCTATGAGCATAGAATAGGTATGAAAAAATTCTAAATGATTAATTGAATTATGTCTTATAGAAGGAATTAGGCAATG
This window contains:
- the LOC117909092 gene encoding protein ULTRAPETALA 1-like, which codes for MQEETILRSPAVAPPESIYGDTTRRLRIFVGDKLTPAQFESHSARGQPKKKWKSCIWVLIKDKKVPLCKTALLKYYKETWEGENGRSRPKGAIHRDEFIRCSSCNKERRFSLRTKEECRIHHEASINKHWTCADRVE